The Microbulbifer sp. YPW1 genome contains a region encoding:
- a CDS encoding OsmC domain/YcaO domain-containing protein encodes MEINVNFLENLRLEAKFDDFTVITDQPIRYKGDGSAPSPFDYFLASSALCAAYFVRVYCLARDIPTHNIRLSQNNIVDPENRYNQIFKIQVELPEDISEKDRQGILRSIDRCTVKKVIQTGPDFQIETVENLAEDAQALLMVEPDASHQTMIEGKDLPLEQTIANMTRILADLGMKIEISSWRNIVPHVWSLHIRDAASPMCFTNGKGATKESALCSALGEFIERLNCNFFYNDQYFGEEVANAEFVHYPDEKWFALEEDDALPEGILDDYTLAIYNPEGELAGSNLVDTNSGRVDRGICSLPFVRQSDGEVVYFPSNLIENLFLSNGMSAGNTLAEAEVQCLSEIFERAVKREILEQEIALPDVPREVLEQYPDIIEGIEALEQQGFPILVKDASLGGQFPVMCVTLMNPRTGGVFASFGAHPSFHVALERSLTELMQGRSFEGLNDVPPPTFNSLEVTEPQNFVEHFIDSTGVVSWRFFSSKSEYEFVEWDFSGNHADTNDTEAARLFKILEELGKEVYVATFEELGAPACRILVPGYSEVYPVEDLIWDNTNKALDYREDILNLHRLDDAQLEDLVERLEESQIDNYETIITLIGVEFDENTVWGQLTVLELKLLVYLALQRHEEALELVEAFLQYNDNTVERGLFYRAVQAVLEITLDDELELEDFTFNLGRMYGEEVLQAVIGSVEGSVRFHGLTPTNMQLEGLDKHLRLIESYKKLHAARAACAEGN; translated from the coding sequence ATGGAAATCAACGTCAACTTCCTCGAAAACCTGCGCCTTGAAGCCAAGTTTGACGACTTCACGGTCATCACCGACCAGCCGATCCGCTACAAGGGCGATGGTTCGGCGCCGAGCCCGTTTGATTATTTTTTGGCCTCATCGGCGCTGTGTGCCGCGTACTTTGTGCGGGTGTACTGTCTGGCGCGGGATATTCCGACCCACAATATTCGCCTGTCGCAGAACAATATTGTCGACCCGGAGAACCGCTACAACCAGATCTTCAAGATCCAGGTAGAGCTGCCGGAGGATATCTCGGAGAAGGATCGGCAGGGGATACTGCGCTCTATTGATCGCTGCACGGTAAAGAAGGTGATCCAGACGGGACCGGATTTCCAAATCGAAACGGTGGAGAATCTGGCGGAAGATGCGCAGGCATTGTTGATGGTGGAGCCTGATGCATCGCACCAGACAATGATCGAGGGCAAGGATCTGCCGCTTGAGCAGACCATCGCGAATATGACCCGGATCCTGGCGGACCTGGGGATGAAGATCGAGATTTCCTCCTGGCGAAATATCGTGCCGCATGTGTGGTCGCTGCATATTCGCGATGCCGCTTCGCCCATGTGCTTCACCAACGGTAAGGGCGCCACCAAAGAGAGCGCGTTGTGTTCCGCGCTGGGCGAGTTTATCGAGCGCCTGAATTGCAATTTCTTCTACAACGACCAGTATTTTGGTGAAGAAGTCGCGAACGCGGAGTTCGTGCATTACCCGGACGAGAAGTGGTTTGCGCTGGAGGAAGACGACGCGCTGCCAGAAGGTATTCTGGATGATTACACCCTGGCCATCTACAACCCGGAAGGGGAGCTGGCCGGATCCAACCTGGTCGATACCAACTCTGGTCGCGTTGATCGCGGCATCTGCTCGCTGCCATTTGTGCGTCAGTCTGATGGTGAGGTGGTGTACTTCCCATCCAACCTGATCGAGAACCTGTTCCTCAGTAACGGCATGAGTGCGGGCAACACCCTGGCCGAGGCCGAGGTGCAATGCCTGTCTGAGATCTTTGAGCGCGCTGTGAAGCGGGAGATCCTGGAGCAGGAGATTGCGCTGCCGGATGTGCCCCGTGAGGTACTCGAGCAGTACCCGGATATTATCGAGGGTATTGAGGCGCTGGAGCAGCAGGGGTTTCCGATCCTGGTGAAGGACGCATCTCTTGGCGGACAGTTCCCGGTGATGTGTGTGACCCTGATGAACCCTCGCACCGGCGGGGTATTTGCTTCCTTCGGCGCGCACCCGAGTTTCCACGTGGCTCTGGAACGGAGCCTCACCGAGCTGATGCAGGGGCGCAGTTTTGAAGGCCTCAACGATGTGCCTCCGCCCACCTTCAATAGTCTCGAAGTCACCGAGCCGCAGAATTTTGTGGAGCATTTTATCGACTCCACTGGTGTGGTTTCCTGGCGTTTCTTCAGTTCGAAATCCGAATATGAATTCGTAGAGTGGGATTTCTCCGGCAATCACGCAGACACCAATGACACGGAAGCTGCACGTCTGTTCAAGATTCTCGAAGAGCTGGGCAAGGAAGTGTATGTGGCAACCTTTGAAGAGCTGGGCGCGCCGGCCTGCCGGATTCTGGTGCCCGGTTATTCCGAGGTGTATCCGGTAGAGGACCTGATTTGGGATAACACTAACAAGGCACTGGATTACCGCGAGGATATCCTGAACCTGCATCGCCTGGACGACGCGCAGCTGGAAGATCTTGTCGAGCGCCTGGAAGAGAGTCAGATCGACAACTATGAAACCATCATCACTTTGATCGGTGTGGAGTTCGATGAGAACACCGTATGGGGCCAGTTGACCGTTCTCGAACTGAAGCTGCTGGTTTATCTCGCCCTGCAACGCCACGAGGAAGCGCTGGAACTGGTTGAAGCCTTTCTGCAGTACAACGACAACACCGTGGAGCGGGGGCTCTTCTACCGCGCGGTACAGGCGGTGCTGGAAATCACTCTGGATGATGAGCTCGAGCTGGAAGATTTCACTTTCAACCTCGGTCGTATGTATGGCGAGGAGGTTTTGCAGGCCGTAATCGGATCCGTGGAGGGTTCTGTGCGTTTCCACGGTCTCACGCCCACCAATATGCAGCTTGAAGGCCTGGACAAACACCTGCGCCTGATCGAGAGCTACAAGAAATTGCACGCGGCCCGTGCCGCGTGCGCGGAAGGTAACTGA
- a CDS encoding lipocalin-like domain-containing protein, giving the protein MNNLCRSLLIPIVLASCTNDPESDASIDALRAGAEGFRQAAPGMTVELPHDMGPHPAFRLEWWYLTANLKTARGEPFGVQWTLFRTGIRPGPYKDKEPGWHRNEVWFAHAALSRPEDHHFADRAARGGSGQAGADAQPFKAWIDQWQLVSLEGDTWELRVDGGDFRYRLQLKPQASAVLNGDRGFSAKSAGGGGSMYFSYPLQVIGGEVQIGPEKYSVSGQGWFDREWSSQYLNSDQEGWDWMALHLNDDRHLMLFRVRGVEDFYFGTVVATDGSARTLEATEFNLLPIETRDTRYGEVPVVWQLQVPSEALDLKIRSWSGDYWNPGSLRYWEGPVTISGSQEGEGYLEMTGYGK; this is encoded by the coding sequence GTGAATAATCTCTGTCGTTCGCTATTGATTCCAATAGTGCTCGCTAGCTGCACTAATGATCCCGAGTCGGATGCTTCTATCGACGCCCTGAGAGCCGGGGCTGAGGGGTTTCGTCAGGCAGCGCCAGGGATGACCGTGGAGCTGCCGCATGATATGGGCCCGCATCCTGCGTTCCGCCTGGAGTGGTGGTATCTCACTGCCAATCTGAAAACTGCCCGCGGAGAGCCATTCGGCGTCCAGTGGACACTGTTTCGCACCGGTATCCGCCCTGGCCCCTACAAAGACAAAGAGCCGGGTTGGCATCGCAACGAGGTCTGGTTTGCCCATGCAGCTCTGAGCCGTCCCGAAGATCACCACTTCGCTGATCGTGCCGCGCGCGGAGGTAGTGGCCAGGCCGGCGCAGACGCGCAACCGTTCAAAGCCTGGATTGATCAATGGCAGCTCGTCAGCCTGGAAGGTGACACTTGGGAGCTGCGTGTAGATGGTGGCGACTTTCGCTATCGCCTGCAGCTAAAGCCACAGGCATCTGCTGTGCTGAATGGTGACCGCGGTTTCAGCGCCAAATCGGCAGGAGGCGGTGGCTCGATGTATTTCAGTTACCCGCTGCAAGTAATTGGCGGTGAGGTACAAATAGGCCCAGAAAAATATAGTGTCAGTGGGCAGGGATGGTTCGATCGCGAGTGGAGCAGTCAGTACCTTAATTCAGATCAAGAGGGGTGGGATTGGATGGCGCTGCACCTGAATGATGATCGACACCTGATGCTGTTCCGCGTGCGGGGTGTAGAGGACTTTTACTTCGGTACTGTGGTCGCTACCGATGGTAGTGCCCGAACGCTGGAGGCAACTGAGTTCAACCTGCTGCCGATCGAAACTCGCGACACGCGTTATGGCGAGGTGCCGGTGGTCTGGCAGCTGCAGGTGCCGTCTGAGGCTCTAGATCTCAAAATACGGTCCTGGTCTGGTGATTACTGGAATCCAGGAAGTTTACGCTACTGGGAGGGCCCGGTAACAATTAGTGGCAGTCAAGAAGGGGAGGGCTATCTTGAAATGACGGGTTATGGAAAGTGA
- a CDS encoding pitrilysin family protein — translation MQRTKIAMIFAAALLAACSKGPEESAKQPTQDNVSSEAQTALPAGITEVETFDGDGAEIAIPYTKYKLANGLTVVLHEDDSDPLVHVDVTYHVGSNREDPGRSGFAHFFEHMMFQGSVNVGDEEHFRIIQEAGGTLNGTTNTDRTNYYETVPANQLETVLWLEADRMGVFLDAVTEEKFEVQRETVKNERGQRVDNRPYGRALETMYAATYADGHPYSWPVIGWMEDLNRADLTDLKRFFLRWYGPNNAVLTIGGDIDKAKTLEWVAKYFGPIPAGPEVENLPKQPATLDKDRYVTLEDNIHLPALAMMIPTVYRGHEDEPALDAAAEILGHGQDSMLYQSLVQTGRAVQASVSHSCKELACEMWFIVIQNPASGESLAEMEQAVRDTLVEFAKRGVSKDDLVKFKAGYESGRVFGLQSVSGKVSTLAAFETFTGSPKGIDDEINAYLSVETGDVTRVFDQYIAAKPAVLLSIVPNGKPELAAAEQNYNWERTIPESYGDDDEALALRPVQDSFDRSVQPTPGVNPQVELPTIQDGKLKNGVRLLAVQNEETPTVTVQAVFGVGQRDEPRGKAGLTSLMTSLMNEATTERSAAEFAEELKRLGASISINAGDYDTTVSLNVLAKHLDKAVPLMLERILKPAFTEEDFARIKQQTIEGLQQARKTPQGLATRAVGAVMRGPEHPLSFPNGGLPGTVAEITLDDVTSYYKAHFPAHFGGVTVSTSLPHDTIVKALDDLAQLKVTQPTRPAIALQKPEIEGRTVYLVNKEGAAQSSLRLSQHALPYDALGDYYLAYLGNFPLGGNFNSRINLNLREDKGYTYGARTYLLGEPEEGSYMFSSEVKKDATADALNEVLKELDTYDGEGMTETEFNYLRSAIGQQEALSYETPSAKLGLLNRILRYDLPLDYRSQQGTILQETDRKTLNKAITGLLEPENMAIVVVGDAASIRADVEALGMPIVELDEDGYVIKAEEAETAPDAASL, via the coding sequence ATGCAACGCACTAAAATCGCCATGATTTTCGCTGCGGCGCTGCTCGCAGCCTGTAGCAAGGGGCCGGAGGAATCGGCCAAGCAACCGACACAGGATAATGTGTCCTCTGAGGCGCAAACTGCCCTACCCGCCGGTATCACCGAGGTCGAGACCTTCGATGGCGACGGCGCCGAAATTGCCATCCCCTACACCAAATACAAACTCGCGAACGGACTCACCGTCGTCCTTCACGAAGACGATTCCGATCCACTGGTGCACGTGGACGTCACCTATCATGTGGGCTCCAACCGAGAAGACCCGGGTCGCTCTGGTTTTGCACACTTCTTCGAACACATGATGTTCCAGGGCTCGGTCAACGTGGGCGATGAGGAGCACTTCCGCATCATCCAGGAAGCCGGTGGCACCCTGAACGGCACCACCAATACCGACCGTACCAATTATTACGAAACCGTCCCGGCCAATCAGCTGGAAACCGTACTGTGGCTCGAAGCCGACCGTATGGGCGTGTTCCTGGATGCGGTGACCGAGGAGAAATTCGAAGTCCAGCGCGAGACGGTGAAAAACGAACGCGGCCAGCGCGTAGACAACCGTCCCTACGGGCGCGCCCTCGAGACCATGTACGCGGCTACCTATGCCGACGGCCACCCTTATTCCTGGCCCGTTATCGGCTGGATGGAAGACCTCAATCGCGCGGATCTCACCGACCTGAAGCGGTTCTTCCTGCGCTGGTACGGTCCCAATAACGCGGTGCTGACCATCGGCGGCGACATCGACAAGGCCAAGACCCTCGAATGGGTCGCCAAGTACTTCGGCCCGATTCCCGCTGGCCCCGAGGTGGAGAACCTGCCCAAGCAACCGGCAACACTGGATAAAGACCGCTATGTCACCCTGGAGGACAATATCCACCTGCCGGCACTGGCGATGATGATTCCTACCGTGTACCGCGGCCACGAAGACGAACCGGCGCTGGATGCCGCGGCTGAAATTCTCGGCCACGGCCAGGACTCCATGCTCTACCAGAGCCTGGTACAGACCGGCCGCGCCGTTCAGGCCAGCGTCTCCCACTCCTGTAAGGAGCTGGCCTGTGAGATGTGGTTTATCGTGATCCAGAATCCCGCATCCGGCGAAAGCCTGGCGGAAATGGAACAGGCCGTGCGCGACACTCTGGTAGAGTTCGCCAAACGCGGTGTTAGCAAAGATGACCTGGTGAAGTTCAAGGCGGGCTACGAGTCCGGCCGTGTATTCGGCCTGCAGTCCGTTTCCGGCAAGGTCTCCACGCTGGCAGCGTTCGAAACCTTCACCGGCAGCCCCAAGGGCATTGATGACGAAATCAACGCCTACCTGTCAGTAGAAACCGGCGACGTCACCCGTGTATTCGACCAGTATATCGCTGCCAAGCCGGCGGTCCTGCTGAGCATTGTCCCCAACGGCAAGCCGGAACTGGCCGCCGCGGAACAGAACTACAACTGGGAGCGCACCATCCCTGAAAGCTACGGCGATGATGACGAAGCCCTCGCCCTGCGTCCGGTACAGGACAGCTTCGATCGCAGTGTTCAACCGACACCCGGGGTCAACCCGCAGGTCGAACTGCCGACGATTCAGGACGGCAAGCTGAAAAATGGCGTGCGTCTGCTGGCCGTACAGAATGAGGAAACCCCCACGGTTACCGTCCAAGCGGTATTCGGTGTGGGTCAGCGGGATGAGCCGCGCGGCAAGGCCGGCCTGACCTCGCTGATGACCTCACTCATGAACGAAGCCACCACCGAGCGTAGTGCCGCAGAGTTCGCTGAGGAACTCAAACGACTGGGCGCCTCCATCAGCATCAATGCCGGCGACTACGACACCACGGTGTCCCTGAACGTACTCGCCAAGCACCTGGATAAAGCCGTTCCACTGATGCTGGAACGCATCCTGAAACCGGCCTTTACCGAAGAGGACTTCGCCCGGATCAAACAGCAGACCATCGAAGGCCTGCAGCAGGCGCGCAAGACACCGCAAGGCCTTGCCACTCGTGCAGTGGGCGCAGTGATGCGCGGTCCCGAACACCCGCTGAGCTTCCCCAATGGCGGCCTGCCGGGCACCGTGGCTGAAATCACCCTGGATGACGTCACCAGCTACTACAAGGCGCATTTCCCCGCGCACTTCGGCGGCGTGACCGTAAGCACCAGCCTGCCCCACGACACCATCGTGAAAGCGCTGGATGACCTGGCACAGCTCAAGGTTACCCAGCCCACACGCCCCGCGATTGCGCTTCAGAAGCCTGAAATCGAAGGTCGCACCGTGTATCTGGTCAACAAGGAAGGCGCCGCCCAATCCAGCCTGCGGTTAAGCCAGCACGCCCTGCCCTACGACGCGCTGGGCGATTACTACCTGGCGTACCTGGGCAACTTCCCTCTGGGCGGCAACTTCAACAGCCGTATCAACCTGAACCTGCGAGAAGACAAGGGCTACACCTACGGCGCCCGCACCTATCTGCTGGGCGAGCCCGAGGAAGGCAGCTACATGTTCAGTTCTGAGGTGAAGAAGGACGCAACCGCAGACGCGTTGAACGAGGTCCTCAAGGAACTGGATACCTACGACGGCGAAGGCATGACCGAGACAGAGTTCAACTACCTGCGCTCTGCCATCGGTCAACAGGAAGCCCTCAGCTACGAAACCCCGTCGGCGAAACTGGGTCTGCTGAACCGCATCCTGCGTTACGACCTCCCGCTGGACTACCGCTCACAGCAGGGCACCATCCTGCAGGAGACCGACCGCAAAACCCTGAACAAGGCCATCACCGGGCTGCTCGAGCCTGAAAATATGGCAATTGTTGTGGTGGGCGACGCCGCCAGCATCCGCGCGGACGTGGAGGCGCTGGGTATGCCGATTGTCGAACTGGATGAAGATGGCTATGTGATTAAAGCGGAGGAAGCGGAGACCGCGCCGGACGCCGCAAGCCTCTAA
- a CDS encoding FtsX-like permease family protein, translating into MGLTSVFLSHYRRHPGQLAGLLLILVCAAMLWSGVRSLTGSAEHAVTESRAALEPLLSVVREDGRAISVEDFVRLRRTGLCASPRLEVRLPVSDVPTLVGIDPFTADCLRQYRQSDDGDAVDNELPISGKLLSELDRSVLLGRAADLARWRGLYLEGAEHFHLEEVDGVPRGQLLTDIAVAAQLASAGRSTLLILLPVVETEKTPLPDGYRGELQDYGVRPEPLVEAFLLSLDALGALALLVAAMLVRSVYSFALEQRRRSLEILVRVGVSARRLRLALIIEVLLVSIIAGTLGVWLGERLASAMADGFLGTLSGLFSVDTIEKSQPTTATWLGMILILALVVGWACTDLLSLRQARWGGPQAIGQGAGRGQARRSRWFGSLGLATVSLTILFTTDTLWVVFAAATGCLAGVGLVLPEVLNWLLLRAERHYSTPQNRRPLLEWSCSEMRALCRLLSLPLIALAFAIATAIGVQAMVTGFESTFARWLDQRLQGDLYLDPGQPVATGEWRSQLGNLSGVTAVLPMVRTSGLIEQGPEGTEISVDILAVDPASPLLQDWPFLASKPKLWSELSARGVLINEQLARRQSLALGDRVNVRLGTNALSREVIGIYADYGRPQGEVMLPLSLVPDTSPNRYSTFVLGVSDIDQIPWQNWPEKYGWMSGSRLRDQAGLKRAANAAFARTFQMTQLMNALTLTLAGTALALMGLVIFRMRQGGFTLLHVAGVGRNSLRRRLIAHSILVTGLLGLLAIPLGIFLGWVLVARVNPAAFGWALPLHFYPGFWLQVWLLCLLIGAIVGTLVGNPVRLETLKGE; encoded by the coding sequence ATGGGACTCACCAGTGTCTTCCTGAGCCATTATCGGCGCCATCCGGGTCAGCTCGCCGGCTTGTTGTTAATTCTGGTATGTGCCGCGATGTTGTGGAGCGGAGTGCGTTCGCTGACGGGTTCGGCCGAGCATGCGGTAACCGAGTCCAGGGCGGCATTGGAACCGCTCTTGAGTGTAGTTCGAGAGGATGGCCGCGCCATATCTGTAGAGGATTTTGTGCGTCTGCGCCGCACTGGCCTCTGCGCCTCACCACGGCTCGAAGTCAGGTTGCCTGTCAGCGATGTACCGACTTTAGTTGGCATTGATCCTTTCACTGCGGACTGCCTGCGCCAGTACAGACAGTCGGATGACGGGGACGCTGTTGATAATGAATTGCCAATTAGCGGGAAATTACTCTCTGAGCTGGATCGATCGGTACTGCTTGGCCGTGCTGCGGATCTTGCGCGCTGGCGAGGATTGTATCTGGAGGGCGCAGAACATTTCCATTTAGAGGAAGTTGACGGTGTTCCGCGTGGACAGCTGCTGACGGATATTGCAGTCGCTGCGCAGCTGGCGTCCGCCGGGCGGAGCACTCTGCTGATTTTGTTGCCGGTCGTGGAGACTGAAAAAACTCCGCTTCCCGATGGCTACCGCGGCGAGCTACAAGACTACGGAGTACGACCGGAGCCTCTGGTCGAGGCGTTTCTGCTAAGCCTTGACGCGTTGGGGGCGCTGGCGCTGCTTGTCGCTGCTATGCTGGTACGCAGTGTGTACAGCTTCGCACTGGAACAGCGGCGGCGCAGTCTCGAAATTCTTGTGCGAGTGGGGGTTTCTGCGCGCAGGCTGCGCCTCGCATTAATTATCGAAGTGCTACTCGTCTCAATAATTGCCGGTACCCTAGGTGTCTGGCTGGGAGAGCGACTGGCATCGGCGATGGCCGACGGGTTCCTGGGTACGCTGAGTGGGCTTTTCAGTGTTGATACTATTGAGAAAAGCCAGCCGACCACCGCAACCTGGCTCGGCATGATTTTGATTTTGGCGCTGGTGGTGGGTTGGGCCTGTACGGACTTGCTGTCACTGCGCCAGGCAAGATGGGGTGGACCACAAGCAATCGGGCAGGGCGCGGGCAGGGGGCAGGCCAGAAGGTCGCGCTGGTTCGGTTCGCTTGGATTAGCGACCGTTTCGCTGACAATTTTGTTCACTACGGACACACTCTGGGTGGTATTTGCTGCTGCTACTGGATGTCTGGCCGGTGTTGGTCTTGTGCTACCAGAGGTGTTGAACTGGCTGCTGTTGCGGGCGGAACGCCACTATTCAACACCGCAAAATCGACGGCCGCTGCTGGAATGGTCCTGTTCTGAGATGCGGGCGTTGTGCCGGCTTTTGAGTCTGCCGCTCATCGCGCTGGCGTTTGCCATCGCAACCGCAATCGGCGTACAGGCAATGGTTACCGGCTTCGAATCCACTTTTGCCCGCTGGCTTGATCAGCGCCTGCAGGGCGATCTCTATCTTGATCCGGGGCAGCCGGTAGCCACTGGTGAATGGCGTTCACAGCTTGGAAACCTGTCTGGAGTGACCGCTGTACTGCCAATGGTGCGTACTTCTGGATTAATCGAGCAAGGGCCTGAGGGGACTGAAATATCCGTCGATATACTGGCAGTCGACCCCGCCTCGCCACTGCTACAGGACTGGCCGTTCCTCGCTTCGAAGCCAAAGTTGTGGTCGGAACTTTCTGCGCGCGGTGTCTTGATCAATGAGCAATTGGCGCGCAGGCAGTCGCTGGCCCTGGGCGATCGGGTAAATGTGCGTTTAGGTACCAATGCGCTGTCGCGGGAAGTGATAGGCATATATGCCGATTACGGACGGCCCCAGGGCGAGGTGATGTTGCCGCTCTCACTGGTTCCTGACACATCGCCTAATCGTTACTCCACATTTGTGCTGGGTGTGAGTGATATCGATCAAATCCCTTGGCAGAACTGGCCCGAAAAGTATGGGTGGATGAGTGGCAGCCGCCTGCGTGATCAAGCCGGTTTGAAGCGCGCTGCCAACGCCGCTTTCGCCCGAACTTTCCAGATGACACAGCTGATGAATGCCCTGACTCTGACGCTGGCAGGCACCGCGCTTGCGTTGATGGGGCTGGTGATTTTCCGTATGCGGCAGGGAGGTTTTACGCTGCTTCACGTCGCCGGTGTGGGGCGTAACAGCCTGCGCCGTCGGCTGATTGCTCATAGTATCTTGGTGACCGGTTTACTGGGGTTGCTTGCGATACCGTTGGGAATCTTTCTGGGGTGGGTGCTTGTCGCCCGGGTCAATCCTGCGGCATTCGGCTGGGCGCTTCCGTTGCATTTCTACCCCGGGTTTTGGCTACAGGTGTGGTTGCTTTGTCTGTTAATCGGCGCGATCGTCGGCACGCTGGTGGGTAACCCTGTGCGATTGGAGACGTTAAAAGGTGAATAA
- a CDS encoding dipeptidase has product MNFLSKIARMAAPLLLCPLVAAADVSPVAQKTADYAVDKYEAAMTDTLAELVQFKTVAREDIPLEKNPEFSDFKRTLCDTAEALGLECEDHGYVVIVALGQGEEKIGIVTHGDVQPANPAKWQKSPFELDRTSEPGKLIARGSEDDKGPIATALYAMKAIKDQGVPMKRRVELIVYLAEESDWEPLKAFLKDYDMPAYNITIDASYPVVTAEKGWSEVRATFAQSAVKDQGQPYLSDFHGGYFRSQVPDEAHASIVNPTPALEKAIRARAATHPKVKFEFADKGGVLDITARGVATHSSEPEHGVNAIAFLADVLGNYDWPANAAGATVRYINDLIGTGIVAEQFGDIAYSDDFMGPMTGALTMVKADDKGLTSYLNLRRPTGKSAELLDKQINNAIDSWQKETGIQMADVSVSLGEPYRADDAPHVQPLLEVFRHFTGIEDAGPVSIGGSTNAKLLPNAVSFGPSMPGKAYTGHSEHEFITVEQLRLNLEMYTAMMIEIANL; this is encoded by the coding sequence GTGAATTTCCTATCCAAAATTGCACGGATGGCGGCTCCGCTGCTGTTGTGCCCGCTTGTCGCAGCTGCGGATGTCTCACCGGTAGCGCAAAAGACCGCGGACTACGCGGTGGACAAATACGAAGCGGCAATGACCGACACCCTCGCCGAGCTGGTGCAATTCAAAACCGTGGCGCGGGAAGACATCCCTCTCGAGAAGAACCCGGAGTTCTCCGACTTCAAGCGCACCCTGTGTGATACCGCCGAGGCACTTGGCCTCGAGTGTGAAGACCACGGCTATGTGGTAATCGTGGCCCTGGGGCAGGGCGAAGAAAAGATCGGTATCGTCACTCACGGCGATGTGCAGCCGGCCAATCCGGCCAAGTGGCAGAAAAGCCCGTTTGAGCTGGACCGCACCAGCGAGCCGGGCAAGCTGATTGCCCGCGGCAGTGAGGACGACAAGGGTCCCATTGCCACTGCCCTCTACGCGATGAAGGCCATCAAGGACCAAGGCGTGCCGATGAAGCGGCGCGTGGAGCTGATTGTTTACCTGGCGGAAGAATCGGACTGGGAGCCCCTAAAGGCGTTCCTGAAAGATTACGATATGCCCGCCTACAACATCACCATCGACGCAAGTTACCCGGTGGTGACCGCGGAGAAAGGCTGGAGCGAAGTCCGTGCGACCTTTGCCCAGTCAGCGGTGAAGGACCAGGGCCAGCCCTACCTGAGTGATTTCCATGGCGGCTACTTCCGCAGTCAGGTGCCTGACGAGGCCCATGCCAGCATCGTGAATCCAACCCCCGCACTGGAAAAGGCGATCCGCGCCCGCGCCGCGACGCACCCGAAAGTGAAGTTCGAATTCGCGGATAAAGGCGGTGTACTGGATATCACCGCGCGTGGCGTGGCCACCCACAGCTCCGAGCCGGAACACGGCGTCAATGCCATTGCCTTCCTGGCGGATGTGCTGGGCAACTACGATTGGCCGGCCAATGCCGCCGGCGCCACCGTGCGTTATATCAACGACCTGATTGGCACCGGCATCGTCGCCGAGCAGTTTGGCGATATCGCTTACAGCGATGACTTTATGGGGCCAATGACCGGCGCCCTCACCATGGTGAAGGCCGACGACAAGGGGCTTACCAGCTACCTCAACCTGCGCCGACCCACCGGCAAGTCCGCGGAGCTACTGGACAAGCAAATCAATAACGCCATCGACAGCTGGCAGAAAGAGACGGGTATCCAGATGGCCGACGTGAGCGTGAGCCTGGGCGAGCCCTACCGCGCGGACGATGCACCCCATGTGCAGCCGCTGTTGGAAGTGTTTCGTCACTTCACCGGTATCGAGGACGCGGGCCCGGTATCCATCGGCGGTTCTACCAACGCCAAGTTGTTGCCCAATGCCGTCAGCTTCGGCCCATCGATGCCTGGCAAGGCCTACACCGGTCACTCCGAGCACGAATTCATTACCGTCGAGCAGCTGCGCCTGAATCTGGAAATGTATACGGCGATGATGATCGAGATCGCCAATCTGTAG
- a CDS encoding ABC transporter ATP-binding protein, producing MSDALLQAQRLCRTYRNGREQIHVLHGVSLELWRGESVAVIGPSGSGKSTLLNLLNGLLTPDSGQLQVFGKSHTTLAEGDWAELRRTRIATLFQDGNLIPTLTVSRNIAFRAGLAGLQTHDGDTLLDQLGIADTAHRYPDQLSGGQRQRAALACAFAMRPELILADEPTGSLDYATAQRVVPLFFDAIRERALGALIVTHNPDLAQRCDRILELREGALRPWDSPVSS from the coding sequence ATGAGTGATGCTCTTCTTCAGGCTCAACGCCTCTGTCGCACCTATCGAAACGGTCGCGAGCAAATCCATGTGCTGCACGGAGTATCTTTGGAACTGTGGCGTGGGGAGTCGGTGGCGGTGATCGGGCCCTCGGGTTCGGGCAAGAGCACATTATTGAATCTGCTCAACGGCCTGCTCACGCCCGACAGTGGTCAGTTGCAGGTGTTCGGAAAGTCGCACACCACTCTTGCCGAAGGCGACTGGGCCGAACTGCGCCGCACCCGTATTGCCACGCTGTTTCAGGATGGCAACCTGATTCCCACGCTCACCGTTTCCCGCAATATTGCATTTCGCGCCGGGCTTGCGGGCCTGCAAACGCACGACGGAGATACCTTGCTGGATCAGCTGGGCATTGCCGACACAGCCCACCGTTACCCTGATCAACTCTCTGGCGGCCAGCGACAGCGGGCGGCACTGGCGTGTGCGTTTGCGATGCGGCCAGAGTTGATCCTCGCGGATGAACCCACCGGCAGTCTCGACTATGCGACTGCCCAGCGGGTCGTACCACTGTTTTTCGATGCCATTCGCGAGCGCGCACTGGGCGCGCTGATCGTTACCCATAACCCCGACCTGGCCCAGCGCTGCGACCGGATTCTTGAGCTGCGGGAAGGAGCGCTGCGTCCATGGGACTCACCAGTGTCTTCCTGA